A stretch of Lactuca sativa cultivar Salinas chromosome 6, Lsat_Salinas_v11, whole genome shotgun sequence DNA encodes these proteins:
- the LOC111901153 gene encoding thaumatin-like protein 1 — MTPAKLSLIPFTILSIFFFSFTQGANFDVINQCPYTVWAAVSTGGGKQLETGQSWQVTVAPGTPKARIWGRTGCNFDANGRGKCDTGDCNGMLECNGYGAPPNTLAEFALNQFNNDDFVDISVIDGFNIPMEFSPVGASCKTMRCAADINGQCPEQLRTKGGCNNPCTVFNTIEYCCTIERGSCGPTEYSKFFKDRCPDAYSYPQDDESSLFTCPGGTNYKVVFCP; from the coding sequence ATGACTCCTGCTAAACTCTCTCTTATTCCTTTCACTATTCTTtcaatcttcttcttctctttcactCAAGGAGCCAACTTCGATGTCATAAACCAATGTCCATACACAGTGTGGGCCGCTGTCTCAACTGGTGGAGGTAAACAGCTTGAAACAGGTCAATCATGGCAAGTCACAGTTGCACCAGGAACACCTAAAGCTCGTATCTGGGGAAGAACAGGTTGCAACTTTGATGCAAATGGAAGAGGGAAATGTGATACAGGCGACTGTAATGGAATGCTTGAATGTAATGGTTATGGAGCACCACCCAATACCCTAGCTGAGTTTGCTCTTAACCAATTCAACAACGATGACTTTGTTGACATATCTGTCATCGATGGGTTCAATATTCCGATGGAGTTTAGCCCAGTTGGTGCTTCATGCAAGACTATGAGGTGTGCTGCTGATATAAATGGTCAGTGCCCTGAACAATTGCGAACTAAGGGAGGATGTAATAACCCATGCACGGTTTTTAATACTATTGAGTATTGTTGCACCATTGAACGTGGTAGCTGTGGACCTACTGAGTATTCTAAGTTCTTTAAGGATAGGTGTCCTGATGCTTATAGCTACCCTCAAGATgatgagtctagtttgtttaCTTGCCCTGGTGGAACTAACTACAAGGTTGTGTTTTGTCCATGA
- the LOC128125854 gene encoding carbon catabolite repressor protein 4 homolog 5-like, whose translation MCRKDINTLLLSLECFIFVLILFLLPSKNTQMNGCQTHVDDTENLKTHRSILVGNIHVLFNPSRGDIKLGQVRLFLAKAHRLLETWGNIPIIFGGDFNNEDMFIDLFNFSSQLNIQHHERKKICGQNCPLHYPTFQCHSNYYSSRWNKEEIRLATGTKHSTYLKHKLKLTSAYHGVPATRLTRDEYGEPLATSFHSRFMGTVDYIW comes from the exons ATGTGTAgaaaagacataaataccctccTATTGAGTCTTGAGTGTTTCATATTTGTTCTAATCTTATTTCTTCTACCCTCTAAAAACACACAGATGAATGGGTGTCAAACACATGTTGATGACACTGAAAATCTAAA GACACATCGAAGCATATTGGTTGGAAATATACATGTGCTTTTTAACCCAAGTCGTGGGGATATTAAGCTCGGTCAG GTACGATTATTTCTTGCAAAGGCTCATAGACTTTTGGAGACATGGGGCAATATACCAATTATATTTGGTGGAGATTTTAATA atgaaGA tatgtttattgatttatttaatttttcttctCAGTTAAACATCCAACACCATGAACGCAAAAAAATATGTGGGCAGAATTGTCCATTACATTACCCAACATTTCAGTGTCATAGTAATTATTATTCTTCTAG GTGGAATAAAGAAGAAATAAGGTTAGCAACAGGAACAAAACACTCAACTTACCTTAAACACAAACTAAAACTCACAAGTGCATATCATGGAGTTCCT gCGACACGTTTGACAAGAGATGAATATGGAGAACCCTTAGCAACATCTTTTCACTCCAGATTTATGGGGACAGTTGATTACATATGGTAA